In Cystobacter ferrugineus, the following proteins share a genomic window:
- a CDS encoding efflux RND transporter periplasmic adaptor subunit: MRKFHLHRQGRTFQGVVVGGLVLTLGAGCGSRVDAAENKPGAAARQVAAESAVKADTVQVGEQKVPRFLTLTGSLLANEDSDVAAGVTGKVVSVHAERGTVVKKGEVLAKLDARASSASLEEARAQVVQAKSQQELANADCERNQKLFASGTISAADHDRTQAQCRNAAAQVAGTQARLALLEINVADASIRAPFDGVVAERAVSVGEYVQPPSKIVTLVSLDPLRLQLSVPEASAAFIQKDQPVEFTLTAAPNVVHKAKVTYVGAGLRSGSRDLVVEALVPNKDRALLPGQFATARVQLGEQPMPVVPRTALVDEGGRRKLFVVSDGRLEERFVQVSESSGDEVGVMAGVRVGERVVAVARPELRDGLKLQ, translated from the coding sequence ATGCGGAAGTTTCATCTTCATCGGCAGGGCAGGACGTTCCAGGGCGTGGTCGTGGGTGGGCTGGTGCTGACGTTGGGCGCGGGCTGCGGGTCGCGGGTGGACGCGGCGGAGAACAAGCCCGGCGCCGCGGCGCGTCAGGTCGCCGCGGAGAGCGCGGTGAAGGCGGACACGGTGCAGGTGGGCGAGCAGAAGGTGCCGCGCTTCCTCACGCTCACCGGCTCGCTGTTGGCCAACGAGGACTCGGACGTGGCCGCGGGGGTGACGGGCAAGGTGGTGTCCGTGCACGCCGAGCGCGGCACCGTGGTGAAGAAGGGGGAGGTGCTGGCGAAGCTGGACGCGCGCGCCTCCTCCGCCAGCCTCGAGGAGGCCCGGGCGCAGGTGGTGCAGGCCAAGAGCCAGCAGGAGCTGGCCAACGCCGACTGCGAGCGCAACCAGAAGCTCTTCGCCAGCGGCACCATCTCCGCGGCGGATCATGATCGCACCCAGGCGCAGTGCCGCAACGCGGCGGCCCAGGTCGCGGGCACCCAGGCTCGCCTGGCCTTGCTGGAGATCAACGTGGCGGACGCCTCCATCCGCGCGCCCTTCGACGGCGTGGTGGCCGAGCGCGCGGTGTCCGTGGGCGAGTATGTGCAGCCGCCCTCGAAGATCGTGACGCTGGTGTCGTTGGATCCGCTGCGCCTGCAGCTCTCGGTGCCGGAGGCCTCGGCGGCGTTCATCCAGAAGGATCAGCCGGTGGAGTTCACCCTCACGGCGGCGCCCAACGTGGTGCACAAGGCCAAGGTGACGTACGTGGGCGCGGGCCTGCGCTCGGGCAGCCGGGACCTGGTGGTGGAGGCGCTGGTGCCCAACAAGGATCGCGCGCTGTTGCCGGGCCAGTTCGCCACGGCGCGCGTGCAGCTCGGCGAGCAGCCGATGCCGGTGGTGCCGCGCACGGCGCTGGTGGACGAGGGGGGCCGGCGCAAGCTCTTCGTGGTGAGCGACGGCCGGCTCGAGGAGCGCTTCGTGCAGGTGAGCGAGAGCTCCGGAGACGAGGTGGGGGTGATGGCGGGCGTGCGCGTGGGTGAGCGCGTGGTGGCGGTGGCGCGGCCGGAGCTGCGCGACGGCTTGAAGCTGCAGTAG
- a CDS encoding ATP-grasp domain-containing protein, protein MNVVFISPQFPPHFFHFVAALRERGVNVLGLGDCPYDALRRELRESLSEYFFTPNLHDNEALVRAVGYFTWRHGRIHRIDSLNETWLEVEANLREAFHVPGLLPADIARLRSKLGMHDLFKQAGLPHPDATAVHDAAQVKDFARRVGYPLVLKPDVGVGAARTFKVSSEAEVDEAFRGPPLTGYVAQAFVKGTIVTYDGLVDGNGHIVFTTSHEYSDGIMESVLEQRDLAIWSHRQLPTALDTMGRKMVEALGLRERWFHLEFFRLADGSFVALEANLRPPGAFVVDMMNYAGDTDVYRLWARLIAGEDLRGFRYEPKYHVCHIARRTGRTYRYGHSEVVARLGETLLQHATLPSVFTSALGDEMYLTRHQDIEAMREAMQLVQARS, encoded by the coding sequence ATGAACGTCGTCTTCATCTCGCCCCAGTTCCCGCCCCACTTCTTCCACTTCGTGGCCGCCTTGCGCGAGCGGGGCGTCAACGTCCTGGGCCTGGGGGATTGCCCCTACGATGCCCTGCGTCGGGAGCTGCGCGAGTCGTTGTCGGAGTACTTTTTCACCCCCAATCTCCACGATAACGAAGCGCTGGTGCGCGCCGTGGGCTACTTCACCTGGCGGCACGGCCGCATCCACCGCATCGACTCGCTCAACGAGACGTGGCTGGAGGTGGAGGCGAACCTGCGCGAGGCCTTCCACGTCCCGGGCCTGCTGCCCGCGGACATCGCCCGGCTGCGCTCCAAGCTGGGCATGCATGACTTGTTCAAGCAGGCGGGCCTGCCCCACCCCGACGCCACCGCCGTGCACGACGCGGCCCAGGTGAAGGACTTCGCCCGCCGTGTGGGCTACCCGCTCGTGCTCAAGCCGGACGTGGGCGTGGGCGCCGCGCGCACCTTCAAGGTGTCCAGCGAGGCGGAGGTGGACGAGGCCTTCCGCGGACCGCCGCTCACCGGCTACGTGGCCCAGGCCTTCGTCAAGGGCACCATCGTCACCTATGACGGACTCGTGGATGGCAACGGCCACATCGTCTTCACCACCAGCCACGAGTACAGCGACGGCATCATGGAGTCCGTGCTCGAGCAGCGCGACCTGGCCATCTGGAGCCACCGGCAGCTTCCCACCGCGCTCGACACCATGGGGCGCAAGATGGTGGAGGCGCTGGGCCTGCGCGAGCGCTGGTTCCACCTGGAGTTCTTCCGCCTCGCGGACGGCAGCTTCGTCGCGCTCGAGGCCAACCTGCGGCCCCCCGGCGCCTTCGTGGTGGACATGATGAACTACGCGGGGGACACGGACGTGTACCGGCTGTGGGCCCGCCTCATCGCCGGCGAGGATCTGCGCGGATTTCGCTACGAGCCCAAGTACCACGTGTGTCACATCGCCCGGCGCACCGGCCGCACGTACCGCTACGGACACTCGGAGGTGGTGGCGCGGCTGGGCGAGACGCTCCTGCAGCACGCCACCCTGCCCTCCGTCTTCACCAGCGCCCTGGGGGATGAGATGTACCTCACCCGGCACCAGGACATCGAGGCGATGCGCGAGGCGATGCAGCTCGTCCAGGCCCGGAGCTGA
- a CDS encoding alpha/beta hydrolase, with protein sequence MGYVHIIRDFASPQEGISRTVRIYTPDAYDHAPDQRFPVLYMHDGQNVFAHPESAIYETWCANATLDSLVAEGRVEPWIIVAVDSTHNRLSEYSPWDEPRSHVRASGDAYVRFVIQTLKPYVESVYRTRTGPEWTAVMGSSLGGLISLYMGWRYPELFGRIGGLSPSVMWGWGRFFSEWTRHTRRWSRIYLDAGLHETVDPVGYVMRYGEATRDFYHHLKGLGYGEHELALVLEPEGHHHERDWQRRLPLAMNWLLS encoded by the coding sequence ATGGGCTACGTCCACATCATCCGAGACTTCGCATCGCCCCAAGAGGGGATTTCCCGCACCGTGCGCATCTACACCCCGGACGCGTATGACCACGCGCCGGACCAGCGCTTTCCGGTGCTCTACATGCACGACGGGCAGAACGTCTTCGCCCACCCCGAGTCGGCCATCTACGAGACGTGGTGTGCCAACGCCACCCTGGATTCGCTCGTGGCCGAGGGGCGGGTGGAGCCGTGGATCATCGTCGCCGTGGACTCCACGCACAACCGGCTCTCCGAGTACTCGCCCTGGGACGAGCCGCGCAGCCACGTGCGGGCGAGCGGTGACGCCTACGTGCGCTTCGTCATCCAGACGCTCAAGCCCTACGTGGAGTCCGTCTACCGCACCCGCACGGGCCCCGAGTGGACGGCCGTCATGGGCTCGTCGCTCGGGGGTCTCATCTCCCTGTACATGGGCTGGCGGTACCCGGAGCTGTTCGGTCGCATCGGTGGCCTGTCGCCCTCGGTGATGTGGGGGTGGGGTCGCTTCTTCTCGGAGTGGACCCGGCACACCCGGCGCTGGTCGCGCATCTACCTGGACGCCGGCCTGCACGAGACGGTGGATCCCGTGGGCTACGTCATGCGCTACGGCGAGGCCACGCGCGACTTCTACCACCACCTCAAGGGCCTGGGGTACGGCGAGCACGAGCTGGCGCTCGTGCTCGAGCCGGAGGGCCACCACCACGAGCGGGACTGGCAGCGCCGGCTCCCGCTCGCGATGAACTGGCTGTTGAGCTGA